Proteins encoded together in one Flavobacteriales bacterium window:
- the ric gene encoding iron-sulfur cluster repair di-iron protein, with the protein MPLQERTVGSIVADDYRTAAVFNAHGIDFCCKGGRSIVEVCRTKGLDPDALEREIRQATERESGASDDVQHWPLARLIEHIERVHHRFVESRSTILLQFLDKLCRVHGERHPELFAIRDEFQGCAHAMAAHMKKEELVLFPFINQLEQARQHGMPAPAPHFGTVDNPIAMMEHEHDAEGERFRRIAELSDGYSNPPDGCTTYGTTYAMLREFEEDLHRHIHLENNILFPRAKALERELRSEKV; encoded by the coding sequence ATGCCCCTCCAGGAGCGCACCGTCGGCTCCATCGTGGCCGATGACTACCGCACCGCCGCCGTCTTCAACGCCCACGGGATCGACTTCTGCTGCAAGGGCGGACGCTCCATCGTAGAGGTCTGCCGCACCAAGGGCCTCGACCCTGACGCCTTGGAGCGCGAGATCCGCCAGGCCACGGAGCGCGAAAGCGGCGCGAGCGACGATGTTCAGCACTGGCCCTTGGCACGCCTCATCGAGCATATCGAACGCGTTCATCATCGCTTCGTGGAAAGCCGAAGCACCATCCTGCTGCAGTTCCTGGACAAGCTCTGCAGGGTGCACGGCGAGCGCCACCCCGAGCTGTTCGCCATCCGCGACGAATTCCAGGGATGCGCGCACGCCATGGCCGCCCACATGAAGAAGGAGGAACTGGTGCTCTTCCCCTTCATCAACCAACTGGAGCAAGCCCGGCAACACGGCATGCCGGCCCCCGCCCCGCATTTCGGCACGGTGGACAACCCCATCGCCATGATGGAGCACGAGCACGATGCCGAAGGTGAGCGCTTCCGCCGCATCGCCGAGCTGAGCGATGGCTACAGTAACCCGCCCGACGGCTGCACCACCTACGGCACCACGTACGCCATGCTGCGCGAGTTCGAGGAGGACCTGCACCGCCACATCCACCTGGAGAACAACATCCTCTTCCCGCGGGCCAAGGCCTTGGAACGGGAGTTGCGCTCCGAAAAGGTATGA
- a CDS encoding MarR family transcriptional regulator — translation MALKDGATGGLDEHLARLLERIGEVARALRWQQATGARLSPLQIRILGFVAEHSDEAVGVARLSEELQVTRPTVSDSAALLVDRGLLIRKPDKRDGRSHALRLTPAGKRWLPTSGPFTGALTTLPLHEREALLLALMRLLRSLLDSGDVQVQRMCWTCAHYRGDRHLSHHCTLLRQDLAVADLRTDCPDHETMEA, via the coding sequence ATGGCTCTGAAGGACGGCGCCACTGGGGGGCTGGACGAGCACCTTGCCCGGTTGCTTGAACGCATCGGGGAGGTGGCTCGCGCCCTGCGTTGGCAACAGGCCACGGGCGCCAGGCTCAGCCCGTTGCAGATCCGCATCCTGGGTTTCGTGGCCGAGCACAGCGATGAAGCCGTGGGCGTTGCGCGTCTCTCCGAAGAGCTGCAGGTGACGCGCCCCACGGTGAGTGATAGCGCGGCGCTCCTGGTGGACCGCGGTCTGTTGATCAGGAAACCGGACAAGCGCGACGGGCGCAGCCATGCGCTTCGACTAACTCCGGCCGGCAAGAGGTGGCTCCCCACAAGTGGGCCCTTCACCGGGGCGCTCACTACCTTACCCTTGCACGAACGGGAGGCCTTGTTGCTGGCCCTGATGCGGCTGCTCCGGTCGCTGCTGGACAGCGGGGATGTGCAGGTGCAGCGCATGTGCTGGACCTGCGCGCATTATCGTGGCGACCGGCACCTGAGCCATCACTGCACCTTGCTCCGGCAGGATCTGGCCGTGGCCGACCTGCGCACCGACTGCCCGGATCACGAGACCATGGAGGCTTGA
- a CDS encoding thioredoxin family protein: MKKAVFYHAGCPVCINAEDRITELVDRNRFEVEHVHLGQDRGRIAEAEAAGVKSVPALVIGSDVLHINHGASMADVKG, translated from the coding sequence ATGAAAAAGGCAGTCTTCTACCACGCCGGATGCCCGGTTTGCATCAACGCGGAGGATCGGATCACCGAACTGGTGGACCGCAACCGGTTCGAAGTGGAGCACGTCCACCTTGGCCAGGATCGCGGTCGTATCGCCGAGGCTGAGGCCGCAGGCGTAAAGAGCGTTCCCGCGCTGGTCATCGGAAGCGATGTGCTGCACATCAATCACGGTGCGAGCATGGCCGATGTGAAGGGCTGA
- a CDS encoding cytochrome c yields MTRTIALILLYCTASLPQQGEPWTAPPEADRLADPMATNPKAVLLGGKVFGSLCWTCHGMEGRGDGPNAVALQAVPADLGSDRVQAQTNGALYWKITKGRGEMASYEHVLSREERWALAHYIRTLDHP; encoded by the coding sequence ATGACCCGCACGATCGCGCTGATCCTCCTGTACTGTACCGCGTCGCTCCCTCAGCAAGGGGAGCCTTGGACCGCACCACCGGAAGCCGATCGGCTTGCGGACCCCATGGCCACGAACCCCAAGGCCGTTCTTCTGGGCGGAAAGGTCTTCGGATCCCTCTGCTGGACCTGCCATGGCATGGAGGGACGAGGGGATGGTCCCAATGCGGTCGCACTTCAGGCCGTTCCGGCGGACCTTGGATCCGATCGGGTCCAGGCCCAGACCAATGGGGCGCTCTATTGGAAGATCACCAAGGGACGGGGTGAGATGGCCTCGTATGAACATGTACTGAGCCGTGAGGAACGCTGGGCTCTGGCTCACTATATCCGGACACTCGACCATCCGTGA